A window from Variovorax sp. PBL-E5 encodes these proteins:
- the rng gene encoding ribonuclease G: MTQDILINWSPQETRVALVEQGAVQELHVERTLERGLVGNVYLGKVSRVLPGMQSAFIDIGLDRTAFLHVADIVTPFTPGSRPSSVQPERDHRNASAMVPIEKQVFEGQSLLVQVIKDPIGTKGARLSTQISIAGRLLVFLPQDNHVGVSQKIPPDLRDALRARMQTLIEAAAVAESGGVLPVNTGGFILRTNGEDSSDAELAEDIAYLRKTWSRIRELSMRMPAMSLLHQDLSLLQRVLRDMTSEDTQTIRIDSREQFDALLKFGLEFMPQAAGKLQLYKGERPIFDLYAIDEEIAKALGRRVDLKSGGYLVVDQTEALTTVDVNTGGFVGARNFDDTIFKTNLEAAQAIARQLRLRNLGGIIIVDFIDMARDDHREQVLAEFRKQLARDRVKTTAGGFSQLGLVEMTRKRTRESLAHMLCEPCAACKGQGIVKTARSVAYDVLREILREARQFTPREFRIVSSPQVIELFLDEESQHLAGLSDFIGKPISLQAEPAMGQGQYDIVLL; this comes from the coding sequence ATGACTCAAGACATCCTGATCAACTGGTCGCCGCAGGAGACCCGCGTCGCGCTGGTCGAACAAGGTGCCGTGCAGGAGCTTCACGTGGAGCGCACGCTCGAGCGCGGCCTGGTCGGCAACGTCTATCTCGGCAAGGTCTCGCGCGTGCTGCCCGGCATGCAGTCGGCCTTCATCGACATCGGACTGGACCGCACCGCCTTCCTGCACGTGGCCGACATCGTGACGCCCTTCACGCCGGGCTCGCGGCCGAGCAGCGTGCAGCCCGAACGCGATCACCGCAACGCGAGCGCCATGGTGCCGATCGAGAAGCAGGTGTTCGAAGGTCAGTCGCTGCTGGTGCAGGTGATCAAGGATCCGATCGGCACCAAGGGCGCGCGGCTGTCGACTCAGATCAGCATCGCCGGACGGTTGCTGGTGTTCCTGCCGCAGGACAACCATGTCGGCGTCTCGCAGAAGATCCCGCCCGACCTGCGCGATGCGCTGCGCGCGCGGATGCAGACGCTGATCGAGGCCGCTGCCGTTGCCGAGAGCGGCGGTGTGCTGCCGGTCAACACGGGCGGCTTCATCCTGCGCACCAATGGCGAGGATTCGAGCGACGCCGAACTGGCCGAGGACATCGCCTACCTGCGCAAGACCTGGTCGCGCATCCGCGAGCTGTCGATGCGCATGCCCGCGATGTCGCTGCTGCACCAGGACCTGAGCCTGCTGCAGCGCGTGCTGCGCGACATGACCAGCGAAGACACGCAGACCATCCGCATCGACTCGCGCGAGCAGTTCGATGCGCTGCTCAAGTTCGGCCTCGAGTTCATGCCGCAGGCAGCCGGCAAGCTGCAGCTCTACAAGGGCGAGCGGCCGATCTTCGACCTCTATGCGATCGACGAGGAGATCGCGAAGGCGCTTGGCCGGCGGGTCGACCTGAAGTCGGGCGGCTACCTGGTCGTCGACCAGACGGAAGCGCTGACCACGGTCGACGTAAACACCGGCGGCTTCGTGGGTGCGCGCAATTTCGACGACACGATCTTCAAGACCAACCTCGAGGCGGCCCAGGCCATCGCGCGCCAGCTGCGGCTGCGCAACCTGGGCGGGATCATCATCGTCGACTTCATCGACATGGCGCGCGACGACCATCGCGAGCAGGTGCTGGCCGAGTTTCGCAAGCAGCTCGCGCGCGACCGGGTCAAGACCACGGCGGGCGGCTTCTCGCAGCTGGGCCTGGTCGAGATGACGCGCAAGCGCACGCGCGAATCGCTGGCTCACATGCTGTGCGAGCCCTGCGCCGCCTGCAAGGGCCAGGGCATCGTGAAGACCGCGCGCAGCGTGGCCTACGACGTGCTGCGCGAGATCCTGCGCGAGGCGCGGCAGTTCACGCCGCGCGAGTTCCGCATCGTGTCCTCGCCGCAGGTGATCGAGCTGTTTCTCGACGAGGAGAGCCAGCATCTTGCGGGGCTGAGCGACTTCATCGGCAAGCCCATTTCGCTGCAGGCGGAGCCTGCGATGGGCCAGGGCCAATACGACATCGTGCTTCTCTAG